The Argiope bruennichi chromosome 9, qqArgBrue1.1, whole genome shotgun sequence genome contains a region encoding:
- the LOC129984216 gene encoding fasciculation and elongation protein zeta-2-like, which translates to MSELKIQAPLARIEDWAEFNDYQCSEDFENSNKDSFSSPETNENSFVDSSFSDAFSTSLEDLVNTFDDKITKCFYNYEENVEKLAPVQVRNQEEIMNECQIWWTLTGNFGSILPIDWTKSCAKGLQNSIINLNQNADCDSKKDESPNEIDVRSFLIKNLQQEPLFTAEQVLEEIEEMIQQQRSPSLNTCETPDKSPDDLKSKVAAYIGMYKDEVKRLTLAQLHDLLTDMENLIQDHSETLINELALRDELDYEKELKNTFISLVLSIQNKRRQYNCIDKKKNMRNGSINGTEPKYLSTVIPYDPKQGSPSNSTLQILIKILQAINEDSPTVPTLLTDYILKVFCPT; encoded by the exons ATGTCggaattaaaaattcaagcacCTCTTGCAAGAATAGAGGACTGGGCTGAATTCAATGATTATCAGTGCTCCgaagattttgaaaattcaaataaagactCGTTTTCCAGCccagaaacaaatgaaaattctttcGTTGACAGTAGTTTCAGCGATGCATTTTCAACATCGCTGGAAGATCTAGTGAACACTTTCGATGATAAAATAactaaatgcttttataattatgaagaaaatgtcGAAAAGCTAGCACCAGTTCAAGTTCGAAACCAAGAAGAGATAATGAATGAATGCCA GATTTGGTGGACTTTAACAGGGAATTTTGGAAGCATTTTACCAATTGATTGGACCAAGTCATGTGCAAAAGGACTGCAGAATTCAATTATTAATCTGAACCAGAATGCA gACTGTGATTCTAAAAAAGATGAATCTCCCAATGAAATAGATGTTCggtcatttttaatcaaaaatcttcaGCAAGAGCCTCTTTTCACGGCTGAGCAAGTGTtagaagaaattgaagaaatgatccaa caacaACGATCACCATCATTAAACACTTGTGAAACTCCTGATAAATCTCCTGATGATTTAAAGAGTAAAGTTGCAGCTTATATTGGAATGTACAAAGATG aAGTGAAAAGGTTGACTTTAGCCCAACTTCATGATTTATTGACTGAtatggaaaatttaattcaagatcATTCAGAAACACTTATCAATGAATTAGCCTTGCGTGATGAATTGGACTATgagaaagagttaaaaaatacatttatatccTTGGTTTTAAGCATCCAGAACAAACGACGTCAATATAATTGtattgacaagaaaaaaaatatgagaaatggaTCAATTAATGGTACTGAGCCAAAG taTCTTAGCACTGTTATTCCCTATGATCCTAAGCAGGGATCTCCATCTAACTCAACTCTACAAATTCTGATCAAAA TTTTGCAAGCAATTAACGAGGACAGTCCAACGGTGCCCACTTTATTGACTGATTATATATTGAAAG tgttctGCCCCACCTGA